One region of Thunnus thynnus chromosome 14, fThuThy2.1, whole genome shotgun sequence genomic DNA includes:
- the zmp:0000000760 gene encoding collagen alpha-1(IX) chain, protein MPAYKDMLVFAALFAISGFTQSQKLPSFDLLEEFHVPESRGVRRVDGSKPEAVAYRVNPSIHLRRTMSDVYPDGLPSDYSVIATFKVTKDTAKKSWNLWQVSDPEGREQVGLHFQGDTHSLDFFYTSPRGSQMLRTFHGVEKLFDGEWHKLALSVKGSQVKLLIDCEEVSVESIDEPRPVIRRGYTSIVKRAAGDRSVSVDLQQMEVSCDPEQAYSEGCCELSNVCGGYAEIGLTAGRASCKCMHGQPGIQGPPGPKGHEGLPGNTGDQGRQGNWGIRGNTGDYGNVGEPGPKGEEGIKGEKGMRGLWGQVGDRGPKGLKGLKGAAGFKGVRGPPGDIGETGKPGEVGAKGEIGYEGIPGFQGVKGEKGTTGAAGRSGPQGKQGIVGDPGERGTPGEKGKPGVQGPVGRAGTIGPKGIIGDPGLTGRDGDPGIEAYQGPQGLSGKLGRSGAKGEKGTLGAAGEMGPQGQTGPRGYKGSAGKPGRPGFIGPPGPTGHVGVPGKPGTKGSTGIQGIQGVKGAQGEKAVKGPKGKAGDRGEQGPQGGRGKRGPAGPPGRSGPIGVKGVRGEGGPDGFQGPPGPPGPTLPAQHVIEVCKKVVLEQMSTFANSVKRTCAAVCPLYGDVPMGPPGPPGQKGPPGPPGDPGNDGVDGEVGQQGFYGEAGDPGRQGETGDRGEQGDKGAKGYGLPGYTGDQGPKGQRGRSGRAFNGQPGKQGERGHVGRPGLRGHPGLRGPPGVCVTSGCAQLNATTGTPQPAPRRLRNRP, encoded by the exons aTGCCAGCCTACAAAGATATGCTGGTGTTTGCAGCACTCTTTGCCATCTCGGGATTCACCCAAAGTCAAAAGTTGCCAA gttttGATCTCCTGGAGGAGTTTCATGTGCCTGAGTCGAGAGGAGTGAGGCGAGTGGATGGCTCTAAACCTGAGGCGGTGGCCTACCGCGTcaatccctccatccatctaCGCAGGACCATGAG TGATGTGTACCCAGATGGTCTTCCCTCCGACTACTCCGTCATCGCAACGTTTAAAGTGACCAAGGACACGGCTAAGAAATCCTGGAACCTGTGGCAGGTCAGTGACCCCGAGGGACGAGAGCAAGTCGGCCTGCATTTCCAGGGTGACACGCACTCCTTGGACTTCTTCTACACCAGCCCCCGTGGGAGCCAGATGCTGAGGACCTTCCATGGTGTGGAAAAGCTGTTTGATGGCGAGTGGCACAAGTTGGCGCTGAGTGTGAAGGGCAGCCAGGTGAAGCTGCTGATAGACTGTGAAGAGGTCAGTGTGGAGTCCATTGATGAGCCGAGGCCAGTCATCCGCCGAGGATACACCTCCATCGTCAAGCGGGCTGCAGGAGACCGCTCAGTGTCT GTGGACCTCCAGCAGATGGAGGTGTCATGTGACCCAGAGCAGGCCTATTCAGAGGGCTGCTGTGAGCTCTCCAACGTG TGTGGAGGGTACGCAGAGATTGGCCTGACAGCTGGAAGAGCGTCTTGCAAATGTATGCATGGACAACCTGGAATTCAGGGCCCTCCGGGGCCAAAG GGTCACGAAGGTCTTCCAGGAAACACCGGAGACCAGGGAAGACAAGGAAACTGG GGGATCAGGGGAAACACAGGAGACTATGGCAACGTTGGTGAGCCAGGCCCAAAG gGTGAAGAGGGAATCAAAGGCGAGAAAGGAATGAGAGGACTCTGGGGCCAAGTG GGAGACAGAGGCCCTAAGGGACTGAAAGGATTAAAAGGGGCAGCAGGCTTCAAG GGAGTTCGGGGGCCACCTGGAGACATTGGAGAGACTGGGAAACCAGGAGAAGTT GGCGCTAAAGGTGAAATAGGATACGAAGGAATTCCTGGGTTTCAAGGAGTTAAG gGAGAAAAAGGGACCACTGGTGCAGCTGGGCGCTCTGGGCCCCAAGGAAAGCAG GGTATTGTGGGAGATCCTGGAGAGAGGGGAACTCCTGGAGAGAAAGGGAAGCCT GGGGTCCAAGGACCTGTGGGCAGAGCTGGCACCATTGGACCAAAG GGCATTATTGGAGATCCGGGGTTAACAGGCAGAGATGGTGACCCGGGAATAGAG GCTTATCAAGGACCACAAGGCCTCAGTGGAAAACTCGGACGAAGTGGAGCAAAG GGAGAGAAAGGCACCCTGGGGGCAGCAGGAGAAATGGGTCCCCAAGGCCAAACT gGCCCAAGAGGTTACAAGGGTTCTGCAGGGAAGCCAGGAAGACCTGGATTTATCGGCCCACCGGGACCTACT GGACACGTGGGTGTGCCTGGAAAACCAGGAACCAAG GGTAGCACAGGAATCCAGGGAATCCAAGGAGTTAAAGGTGCACAG GGAGAAAAAGCAGTAAAGGGCCCAAAAGGAAAG GCTGGAGACAGGGGTGAGCAGGGTCCTCAGGGAGGACGGGGTAAGCGCGGCCCGGCTGGCCCACCTGGACGTTCAGGTCCCATTGGAGTCAAAGGAGTTCGAGGTGAAGGAGGACCAGATGGCTTTCAGGGGCCCCCAGGCCCACCA GGCCCGACCCTTCCCGCTCAACACGTGATTGAGGTCTGTAAGAAAGTGGTCCTGGAGCAGATGTCCACCTTTGCCAACTCAGTGAAAAGGACgtgtgctgctgtttgtcctCTCTATGGGGATGTGCCTATGGGTCCTCCAGGTCCACCTGGACAGAAAGGACCACCTGGACCTCCT GGTGACCCTGGTAATGATGGTGTTGATGGAGAAGTGGGCCAGCAGGGATTCTACGGAGAAGCTGGAGATCCGGGCCGACAAGGAGAAACAG GTGACAGAGGGGAACAAGGTGATAAAGGAGCCAAGGGTTACGGTCTACCTGGTTACACTGGAGACCAGGGACCAAAGG GTCAGCGTGGACGTTCTGGAAGGGCCTTTAACGGCCAGCCAGGGAAGCAGGGTGAGAGGGGACATGTAGGCCGGCCAGGACTCAGGGGCCACCCAGGTCTCAGAGGACCACCAGGTGTCTGCGTCACTTCTGGGTGTGCTCAGCTCAACGCCACCACTGGGACACCTCAGCCAGCACCCCGGAGGTTGAGGAATCGCCcatag